The genomic DNA GGAATTTTAGGCGGCAAAAATGCGCGCGTCACGTCTTGATCTTTATATGTGTAACTAGTCATCGCGGGGCCGACTAAAGACATCACCACAAGAAACAAAATACTAATCAGGCTAAACATCGCCCATTTATTTTTCAATAACGTTTTAGCTGCTTTTTTCCAATAACCATCTACTTTTTTGTCCGCATGAATATCCTCATGTATCTCGTCATGGTAGTTTACATGCCCAAAGAGATTTTCATGTGCCTTTTTAGGTGCCTCTTTCTGTATAGTCATTTTTCTCCCCCTAACTTAATCCGCGGATCGACGACACCGTATAAAAGGTCTACGATGAAAACAATGGCAATGAATAATGCAGAATAAAGAAGTGTTAAGCCCATAATCATCGGGTAATCGTTCGTTGTAATGGATACGACAAACTGCTCTCCAATGCCAGGAATCGAAAAGATTTTTTCAATGACTAGAGAACCTGTTAAAATAGCAATCGTCAAAGGCCCTAACATTGTAATAACAGGTATGAGCGTATTTTTCAGCGCATGCTTCACAATAATCGTACCTTTGGATAGCCCTTTTGCCCTTGCCGTTTTAATGTAGTCTTGATTCAACACTTCCAACATTTCCATCCGTATGTATCGTGCGATTGTCGATATGACGACAAAAGAAAGCGCTAAGGCAGGCAGTACATGATGCTTCCAATCACCCCAATACGCCACTGGTAGCCATTCTAATTTCACAGCGAAAAAATATTGCATAAATCCTGCAAAGACAAAAGACGGAACAGAAATACCAATTACTGATATGACTGTCGTCCCGTAATCCCAAAATGTATGATGTTTAATACCGGAAAAAATCCCTAACAGCAAACCAACAATAATACCGATAAACAATGCCTCCATCCCCAAAATAAAAGATGGCTGCATCCGATCAATGATAATATCCGTTACGCCTTGATTCTTAAACTGGAAAGACATCCCTAAATCGCCCTTAAAGAAATCAAGTACATAATGATAAAATTGCACGGAAATAGGATCATTTAATCGATAATGTTCTTGCAACATTTCCAATTGTTGTGCCGTTAACTTATCCTGGTTTTTAAACGGGGAGCCCGGTAGTAATTTCATCGTGACAAATGTAATCGCCATGACTAAAAAAAACGTGACGAACATATAAAATACACGCTGAAACAAATAACTTTTAATAATTCGCATCACACATCTCCTCTTTTCTACAAATCTACTCAGCACCATTATCAAATTAGTTGCAATTTTCATGCCAATAATATGACCATTAACGATGGAATATCTGTCTAATATTTCGACAGTACTGTAAAAATAATTGACTTAATAGATAATATTCTTTCTTTTTTGACACTATTGTGTTAGTAATTTGTCCGGCGCATATTCGCTCCAAATTTCTTCATTCCCTTAAAACCGTCATTAGTTCCTACGAATTAGGAATTGTCTGAAATTATGGCATGTAAGTTGCATATATCCTATAAATGTAGGTACTTATATTAAGGAGGGGTTATGATGAATGCTCGTAAGAGAAATTATTTCTTTATACTCGTGCTAGCTTTTACACTACTATTAGCAGCTTGTAGTGACGACGGTGGTAAAGAAAAAGAAAATGGAGATGCAAAACCAGATGGGAATAAAGACAGTGGAGGAACAACAGAGCAGACGTTAAATTTATCGGGAACTGCTGATTTCACTTCACTCGATATTCACCACGCTTCAGACGCACCTTCATTTGACGCACTTTATCAAATCGGAGCAGGTTTTATGACATTTGATAAAGATGGGAACTTTATACCAGACTTAGCTTCTGAAGAACCAACAACAAATGATGATTTAACAGTGTACACATTTACCATTCGTGATGATGCGAAATGGTCAAACGACGAACCTGTTACAGCAGATGATTTCGTATACTCATGGAAACGAGCAGTGAATCCAGATACGGCTTCTGAGTATTCCTTCATTTTTGAGTCTGCTTCCATTTTAAACGCAGCGAACATTCTGAATCCGGATAGCGATTTGCATGGAAAAGTAGATGAATTAGGGATTAAAGCTTTGGACGAAAAAACAGTTGAAGTTACATTGGAAAAACCGACACCTTATTTTGTTAGTTTAATGACTTTCCCGCCATTTTACCCTTTAAACGAAGCATTTGTTGAAAAGGCAGGCGATCAGTATGCAACAAATGTAGAACAATTATTATTCAACGGACCGTT from Sporosarcina sp. FSL K6-1522 includes the following:
- a CDS encoding ABC transporter permease, with the translated sequence MRIIKSYLFQRVFYMFVTFFLVMAITFVTMKLLPGSPFKNQDKLTAQQLEMLQEHYRLNDPISVQFYHYVLDFFKGDLGMSFQFKNQGVTDIIIDRMQPSFILGMEALFIGIIVGLLLGIFSGIKHHTFWDYGTTVISVIGISVPSFVFAGFMQYFFAVKLEWLPVAYWGDWKHHVLPALALSFVVISTIARYIRMEMLEVLNQDYIKTARAKGLSKGTIIVKHALKNTLIPVITMLGPLTIAILTGSLVIEKIFSIPGIGEQFVVSITTNDYPMIMGLTLLYSALFIAIVFIVDLLYGVVDPRIKLGGEK